One segment of Ahaetulla prasina isolate Xishuangbanna chromosome 9, ASM2864084v1, whole genome shotgun sequence DNA contains the following:
- the LOC131204070 gene encoding small serum protein 5-like — translation MKAFFCLIIFSLMLAACQGACFRGPFDAEFIDGKEVKFNLCVDTYDRSKHLIGSTWNSAHCYRCECDGNGLSCCHRYGGIGVVQGCNTVINPVTCKLEHYRLDDPSQRCDVPSLHLDKPE, via the exons aAAGCCTTCTTCTGCCTGATCATCTTCTCTCTCATGCTGGCTGCATGTCAAGGAGCCTGCTTTCGGGGTCCCTTTGATGCTGAGTTTATAGATG GTAAAGAGGTGAAGTTCAACTTATGTGTTGATACCTATGATAGGAGCAAGCATCTCATTGGGTCCACTTGGAATTCAGCTCATTGTTATAGATGCGAGTGCGATGGAAATGGATTGTCATGCTGCCACAG ATATGGTGGTATTGGAGTTGTTCAAGGGTGCAATACGGTGATAAATCCAGTAACATGTAAACTTGAACACTATCGACTTGATGACCCATCGCAGCGCTGTGATGTCCCATCTCTTCACCTGGACAAACCGGAATAA